A stretch of the Haloarcula ordinaria genome encodes the following:
- a CDS encoding YgaP family membrane protein, whose amino-acid sequence MELSENVGGNDRRTRAVLAGVLTIAAIRAFRNGKRKRGLLVAVGALVAGFTATTKYCPANEQLGIDTTGGVADIDIEDRSDLVADTDATADAEDAERVNVAVGGTTETAPQRGQLTCAFCGEPIVPGQRRGPNAQGDIVHDTCE is encoded by the coding sequence ATGGAACTCTCTGAGAACGTCGGTGGGAACGACCGTCGCACCCGCGCCGTGCTCGCGGGCGTCCTCACTATCGCCGCGATTCGTGCGTTCCGAAACGGGAAGCGAAAACGCGGCCTCCTCGTCGCCGTCGGCGCGCTCGTCGCCGGGTTCACCGCCACGACGAAGTACTGCCCGGCAAACGAACAGCTAGGTATCGACACGACCGGCGGCGTCGCGGACATCGACATCGAGGACCGGAGCGACCTAGTTGCCGACACGGACGCCACTGCGGACGCCGAGGACGCGGAGCGCGTGAACGTCGCGGTCGGCGGGACCACCGAGACGGCCCCGCAGCGAGGGCAGCTGACCTGCGCTTTCTGTGGCGAGCCCATCGTCCCCGGTCAGCGGCGCGGGCCCAACGCCCAGGGCGACATCGTCCACGACACCTGCGAGTGA
- a CDS encoding undecaprenyl diphosphate synthase family protein — MGLYERYLAVRLRRSDATLPETVALVITERDLLTEGAYATLEQFFEWAVQYGAETVVVYVSVLDEEVVSTLRRELDGLRAPRPVAVRGPGDEAAADAPVQISIGLGGQAEFATAVGKLVADVDAGTLAPEDIDEAAVEEHLVFPTAPDLVVKTGAERLSDFMIWQSVYSELYFTDVNWQNFRKRDYLRALRDYQERQRRFGR, encoded by the coding sequence GTGGGCCTGTACGAACGGTACCTCGCGGTCCGTCTCCGTCGGAGCGACGCGACCCTCCCCGAGACGGTCGCGCTGGTCATCACGGAGCGCGACCTCCTCACCGAGGGCGCGTATGCGACCCTCGAACAGTTCTTCGAATGGGCGGTCCAGTATGGGGCCGAGACAGTCGTCGTCTACGTGAGCGTCCTCGACGAGGAGGTCGTCTCGACGCTCCGCCGCGAACTCGACGGCCTCAGGGCCCCGCGGCCCGTCGCCGTCCGGGGGCCGGGCGACGAGGCCGCCGCAGACGCGCCGGTCCAGATATCTATCGGCCTCGGCGGACAGGCCGAGTTCGCGACGGCGGTGGGGAAACTGGTCGCGGACGTCGATGCGGGCACTCTGGCCCCCGAGGACATCGACGAGGCGGCCGTCGAGGAGCACCTCGTGTTCCCGACGGCGCCGGACCTCGTCGTCAAGACCGGCGCCGAGCGGCTCTCCGACTTCATGATATGGCAGTCGGTGTACTCGGAGCTGTACTTCACCGACGTGAACTGGCAGAACTTCCGCAAGCGCGACTATCTGCGGGCGCTGCGGGACTACCAGGAGCGCCAGCGGCGGTTCGGGCGCTGA
- a CDS encoding DUF3311 domain-containing protein, translated as MRPVRTAGWTVVALLLMALAVPWFMWRDATVAFGLPVWLWWHIGWMVLASIVFAVFARTDWGLGVEEVH; from the coding sequence ATGAGACCCGTGCGGACCGCCGGTTGGACCGTCGTTGCACTCCTGTTGATGGCACTCGCCGTGCCGTGGTTCATGTGGCGTGACGCGACCGTCGCGTTCGGCCTGCCGGTGTGGCTCTGGTGGCATATCGGCTGGATGGTGCTCGCGAGTATCGTCTTCGCCGTCTTCGCGCGAACCGACTGGGGCCTCGGCGTCGAGGAGGTGCACTGA
- a CDS encoding peroxiredoxin family protein, which translates to MSLEQTDAPEFTLESTAGDDVSLADHLGDGPTIVLINRGHWCSFCAEQLQTFSEVSYDLWFNEDVDILPVVTDRLSKVTEMRDRFDLDIQLLADPDGEVAERYSGTEQTSHGLTGIAATYVLDEEGTVQYEQVADHPADRTYGNFVRYYIRNGFEDPFDA; encoded by the coding sequence ATGAGTCTCGAACAGACCGACGCACCCGAGTTCACACTCGAGAGCACCGCCGGCGACGACGTCTCGCTCGCCGACCACCTCGGCGACGGCCCGACCATCGTCCTCATCAACCGCGGTCACTGGTGCAGCTTCTGTGCCGAACAGCTCCAGACGTTCAGCGAGGTCTCGTACGACCTCTGGTTCAACGAGGACGTCGACATCCTCCCGGTCGTCACCGACCGGCTCTCGAAGGTCACCGAGATGCGCGACCGGTTCGACCTGGACATCCAGCTGCTGGCCGACCCCGACGGCGAGGTGGCCGAGCGCTACAGCGGCACCGAGCAGACGAGCCACGGCCTCACCGGCATCGCCGCCACCTACGTCCTCGACGAGGAGGGGACGGTCCAGTACGAGCAGGTCGCCGACCACCCGGCCGACCGCACGTACGGCAACTTCGTCCGGTACTACATCCGCAATGGGTTCGAGGACCCGTTCGACGCGTAG
- a CDS encoding sodium:solute symporter family protein: MGDTALQLGIVGAYMLVALAVGVVAYRLTDRSAEDYYLASRTLGTVVLLFTTFATLLSAFTFFGGPNLAFAAGPEWILVMGLMDGIIFAVLWYVIGYKQWLVGKRHGYVTLGEMLGDRFGSTPLRVLVAGVSLVWLFPYVMLQQKGAGQAIVGLTNGAVPFWVGAGGITLFMIAYVAISGMRGVAWTDTIQGLFMLSLVWLAVAWLLTDIGGAGLATEQMGAANGEFLALGGGLYTPQFIISSAVSIAFGVTMFPQINQRFFAAGSKKVLKRTFALWPVLVLLLFVPAFMLGAWAVGLGIEVPQGSNVVPVLLGEFAPTWFAALVIAGAMAAMMSSSDSMLLSGSSYLTRDVYRPLKRVFGSERGTADEDRREALVARVGVVVFATLSFVASLYSPGTLVQIGDTAFSGFAQLTVPVALALYWSGTTRYGMYAGVVGTQVFYVLHVFPVVETVAGLLGLTVALPGTYMGWTPGVVGILLGLVLTVGVSLVTNAAPDENRSAYVVEGVEAD, from the coding sequence ATGGGCGACACCGCCCTCCAGCTGGGTATCGTCGGCGCGTACATGCTCGTCGCGCTCGCGGTGGGCGTCGTCGCCTACCGCCTGACCGACCGCAGCGCCGAGGACTACTACCTCGCGAGCCGAACCCTGGGGACGGTCGTCCTGCTGTTTACCACCTTCGCGACGCTCCTGTCGGCCTTCACGTTCTTCGGTGGCCCGAACCTCGCCTTCGCCGCCGGGCCCGAGTGGATTCTGGTGATGGGCCTGATGGACGGCATCATCTTCGCCGTCCTCTGGTACGTCATCGGCTACAAGCAGTGGCTGGTCGGCAAGCGCCACGGCTACGTGACGCTGGGCGAGATGCTGGGCGACCGCTTCGGCTCGACGCCGCTGCGGGTGCTCGTGGCCGGCGTGAGCCTCGTCTGGCTGTTCCCGTACGTGATGCTTCAGCAGAAGGGCGCCGGCCAGGCCATCGTCGGGCTGACCAACGGCGCGGTGCCGTTCTGGGTCGGCGCCGGCGGTATCACCCTCTTTATGATCGCCTACGTCGCGATCTCCGGGATGCGCGGGGTCGCCTGGACCGACACCATTCAGGGCCTGTTCATGCTCTCGCTCGTGTGGCTCGCCGTCGCCTGGTTGCTCACCGACATCGGCGGGGCCGGCCTCGCCACCGAGCAGATGGGGGCGGCCAACGGCGAGTTCCTCGCGCTGGGCGGCGGGCTCTACACCCCGCAGTTCATCATCTCCAGCGCGGTGAGCATCGCTTTCGGCGTGACGATGTTCCCCCAGATAAACCAGCGGTTCTTCGCGGCCGGGTCGAAGAAAGTCCTCAAGCGGACCTTCGCGCTGTGGCCCGTGCTCGTCCTCCTCCTCTTCGTCCCCGCGTTCATGCTTGGTGCGTGGGCGGTCGGCCTCGGTATCGAGGTCCCCCAGGGGAGCAACGTCGTTCCCGTGCTGCTCGGCGAGTTCGCTCCGACGTGGTTCGCCGCGCTGGTCATCGCCGGCGCGATGGCCGCGATGATGTCCTCCAGCGACTCGATGCTGCTGTCCGGGTCGTCGTACCTGACCCGCGACGTCTACCGGCCGCTGAAGCGCGTCTTCGGCTCCGAGCGCGGCACCGCCGACGAGGACCGACGCGAGGCGCTCGTCGCCCGCGTGGGCGTCGTCGTCTTCGCGACGCTCTCGTTCGTCGCGAGCCTCTACTCGCCGGGGACCCTGGTCCAGATCGGTGACACCGCCTTCAGCGGGTTCGCCCAGCTCACCGTCCCCGTCGCGCTGGCGCTGTACTGGAGCGGGACGACCCGCTACGGGATGTACGCCGGCGTCGTGGGCACGCAGGTGTTCTACGTGCTCCACGTCTTCCCCGTCGTCGAGACCGTCGCCGGCCTCCTCGGCCTCACGGTGGCGCTTCCGGGCACCTACATGGGCTGGACGCCCGGCGTCGTCGGCATCCTGCTCGGGCTGGTCCTGACGGTCGGCGTCTCGCTCGTCACCAACGCGGCCCCCGACGAGAACCGCTCGGCGTACGTGGTCGAGGGCGTCGAGGCCGACTGA
- a CDS encoding GNAT family N-acetyltransferase, with protein MIREATDGDRARLRHIQTAALDEPWPGLLDVAVEGPPTLLVITDGVPVGYALVVPDHPMAYLAELAVDPSFQGRGYGSTLLGALLERLRDAGFETLRLTARADDERVRSFYGGFGFEKISDLPDHYDDGAGVLLALDL; from the coding sequence ATGATTCGCGAAGCGACCGACGGGGACCGCGCCCGACTCAGACACATCCAGACGGCCGCGCTCGACGAGCCCTGGCCGGGGCTGCTCGACGTGGCCGTCGAGGGGCCGCCGACGCTACTGGTGATTACCGACGGCGTCCCGGTCGGATACGCGCTGGTCGTCCCCGACCACCCGATGGCCTACCTCGCTGAGCTCGCGGTCGACCCCTCGTTCCAGGGCCGTGGGTACGGGAGTACCCTCCTCGGCGCGCTGCTGGAGCGACTCCGCGACGCGGGGTTCGAGACACTCCGGCTCACCGCCCGGGCCGACGACGAGCGGGTCCGGTCGTTCTACGGCGGCTTCGGGTTCGAGAAAATCAGCGACCTGCCGGACCACTACGACGACGGGGCCGGCGTGTTGCTCGCGCTCGACCTCTGA
- the dnaG gene encoding DNA primase DnaG codes for MNDTTKYLIHANITAAGVVERNDVVGAVFGQTEGLLGEEMDLRTLQDSKKVGRIDVEIESEGGRTFGEITIASGLDRVETATLAAALETIEQVGPCRAEIEVANIEDVRSAKRREVVERATEILAEFEAESMGIEDVVETVRQKARVADISEYEGLPAGPRVADSDAIVVVEGRADVLQLLKYGVKNAIAVEGTDIPESVADLTGQRTVTAFLDGDRGGDLILKELSQVGDVDFVAIAPRDRSVEDLSRGEVMTALRDKVPFETVQAAESPAHALADQAKAARTDGATTVESSPSPETETAEAAALAGGEGGTETAVTEADPETDTEEVTAPTTLSDHVEAVIGGDSGTVRLLDDDGEVIADGPASDALSLVEESEQRPRTIVLDGECTQKVVDVAAQRGVEVVVAASDGEYVKQPTSVQVRIAG; via the coding sequence ATGAACGATACAACCAAATATCTGATACACGCGAACATCACCGCCGCCGGCGTCGTGGAACGAAACGACGTCGTCGGCGCCGTGTTCGGCCAGACCGAGGGATTGTTGGGCGAAGAGATGGACCTGCGGACGCTGCAGGACTCGAAGAAAGTCGGGCGCATCGACGTCGAAATCGAGTCGGAGGGGGGTCGGACCTTCGGGGAGATAACCATCGCGAGCGGGCTCGACCGGGTCGAGACGGCCACGCTCGCGGCGGCCTTAGAGACCATCGAGCAGGTCGGGCCCTGCCGCGCGGAGATCGAGGTCGCGAACATCGAGGACGTCCGGAGCGCGAAGCGCCGGGAGGTCGTCGAACGGGCGACGGAGATTCTGGCGGAGTTCGAGGCCGAGTCGATGGGCATCGAGGACGTCGTCGAGACGGTCCGGCAGAAGGCCCGCGTCGCCGACATCAGCGAGTACGAAGGGCTGCCCGCGGGGCCGCGTGTGGCCGACTCGGATGCTATCGTCGTCGTCGAGGGACGCGCCGACGTCCTGCAGCTCCTGAAGTACGGCGTGAAGAACGCCATCGCCGTCGAGGGGACCGACATCCCCGAGAGCGTCGCGGACCTGACCGGCCAACGCACCGTGACGGCGTTCCTCGACGGCGACCGCGGCGGTGACCTCATCCTCAAGGAGCTGAGTCAGGTCGGCGACGTGGACTTCGTCGCCATCGCGCCCCGGGACCGCTCCGTCGAGGACCTGTCGCGCGGCGAGGTGATGACCGCACTGCGCGACAAGGTCCCATTCGAGACGGTTCAGGCGGCCGAATCGCCCGCCCACGCGCTCGCTGACCAGGCGAAGGCCGCGCGGACCGACGGCGCGACGACCGTCGAGAGCAGTCCAAGTCCCGAGACCGAGACGGCGGAGGCGGCCGCGCTGGCCGGCGGCGAGGGCGGTACGGAGACGGCAGTCACCGAGGCCGACCCCGAGACGGACACCGAGGAAGTGACAGCGCCGACGACGCTGTCCGACCACGTCGAGGCGGTCATCGGGGGGGACAGCGGCACGGTGCGCCTGCTGGACGACGACGGCGAGGTCATCGCCGACGGGCCCGCCTCGGACGCCCTCTCGCTGGTCGAGGAGAGCGAACAGCGCCCGCGGACAATCGTTCTCGACGGCGAGTGCACGCAGAAGGTCGTCGACGTCGCCGCACAGCGCGGCGTCGAAGTCGTGGTCGCCGCGAGCGACGGCGAGTACGTGAAACAGCCCACGTCCGTCCAGGTCCGTATCGCCGGCTGA
- a CDS encoding DUF92 domain-containing protein, producing MTSTVRRAGAFAVIATLAFVVPFATDLRSPALATVAATGPFVLVALLSLTAVDQDSPFFELFALPGDYQDGKLYGLAAFALAVAGLALLAVQFGLPVPVFVGTVLIVAYGNLGQRLSYYYGSDGVVATAGFVVLGSAAGSGGYVVATQLQAGTAQLSQVVFLAATGALVAALLRAVLFERDYPLVLLSVGLLSWLFFELDPTVAPVRIGVALAVTAALGYISYALDTASLPGMLTGVLLSLLTIVLGGFGWFAMLIAFFGLGGLSTKYRYEEKQDRGIAEENEGARGSGNVLANSIVALFAVLAAAASPSHLTVDPALFLYAFAGAVSAAMTDTFSSEFGGLYDNPRLITTLRPVDPGTDGGVTWQGVLAGLVGAAIIAGIGALLLDEVGSVGATVVLACGLVGMFVDSILGATVEGGLVGNQAVNMLATLAAALTGVGIVLALGLV from the coding sequence GTGACATCGACAGTCCGACGAGCGGGGGCCTTCGCAGTCATCGCGACGCTAGCGTTCGTCGTCCCGTTCGCGACCGACCTTCGGTCGCCCGCACTCGCGACTGTCGCCGCGACGGGGCCGTTCGTCCTCGTCGCACTGCTCTCGTTGACCGCCGTCGACCAGGACTCGCCGTTCTTCGAGCTGTTCGCGCTGCCGGGCGACTACCAGGACGGCAAGCTCTACGGGTTGGCGGCGTTCGCGCTGGCCGTCGCCGGTCTCGCGCTGCTCGCCGTCCAGTTCGGCCTGCCGGTCCCCGTGTTCGTCGGGACGGTGCTCATCGTCGCCTACGGCAACCTCGGTCAGCGACTCTCGTACTACTACGGCAGCGACGGCGTCGTCGCCACTGCGGGGTTCGTCGTCCTCGGTTCGGCGGCCGGGAGCGGTGGCTACGTCGTCGCGACACAGCTCCAGGCCGGGACCGCCCAGCTCTCGCAGGTCGTCTTCCTCGCGGCGACCGGTGCGCTCGTGGCCGCCCTGCTCCGTGCGGTGCTGTTCGAGCGCGACTATCCGCTCGTCTTGCTCTCGGTGGGACTGCTCTCCTGGCTCTTCTTCGAACTCGACCCGACAGTCGCCCCGGTCCGCATCGGCGTCGCGCTCGCCGTGACCGCCGCGCTCGGCTACATCTCCTACGCGCTGGACACGGCGTCGCTCCCGGGGATGCTCACGGGCGTCCTGCTGTCGCTCCTGACCATCGTCCTGGGCGGCTTCGGCTGGTTCGCCATGCTCATCGCCTTCTTCGGTCTGGGCGGGCTCTCGACGAAGTACCGCTACGAGGAGAAACAGGACCGGGGTATCGCCGAGGAGAACGAAGGGGCCCGCGGCAGCGGGAACGTGCTCGCGAACTCCATCGTCGCGCTCTTCGCGGTGCTCGCGGCGGCCGCGAGCCCCAGCCACCTCACCGTCGACCCGGCCCTGTTCCTCTACGCGTTCGCGGGGGCGGTGTCGGCGGCGATGACCGACACCTTCTCCAGCGAGTTCGGTGGCCTCTACGACAACCCGCGGCTCATCACCACCCTCCGGCCGGTCGATCCCGGCACGGACGGCGGGGTCACCTGGCAGGGCGTCCTCGCGGGACTCGTCGGCGCGGCCATCATCGCCGGCATCGGCGCGCTCTTGCTCGACGAGGTCGGGTCGGTCGGCGCAACGGTCGTGCTCGCCTGCGGCCTGGTGGGGATGTTCGTCGACAGCATCCTGGGCGCCACCGTCGAGGGCGGCCTCGTGGGGAACCAGGCCGTCAACATGCTGGCGACGCTCGCGGCCGCACTCACCGGCGTCGGTATCGTCCTCGCCCTCGGCCTCGTATGA